One part of the Microbulbifer sp. THAF38 genome encodes these proteins:
- a CDS encoding SDR family oxidoreductase yields MATIKADKSQKTFVVTGAAGGLGWAITECLSRKYTAEFLLLDVSTEKLRQREAQLKGRGIRARTYTVDLANSLALAELVQSLRNEYPRVDLLINNAGITHRSLSTQTSSAVIRKVMAVNYHAPVELTQGLFAELKAASGCVVNISSMAGWMPVLGRAGYCAAKSALHQYFEVFREEVRNDGVGVLMVYPSFLATTIEQSALAGDGGQARHQRSTVGAVRSPEWMANQIVTAWEKGRGRWFPKDISLIGAYLYRLAPATFLKQLRKRFQVELATASSP; encoded by the coding sequence ATGGCTACTATTAAGGCAGATAAATCACAGAAAACTTTTGTGGTGACCGGAGCTGCCGGAGGACTGGGCTGGGCAATTACCGAATGTCTATCAAGAAAATACACTGCGGAATTTCTTCTGTTGGATGTTTCCACTGAAAAACTCCGTCAAAGAGAGGCACAACTCAAAGGGCGCGGTATTCGAGCCAGAACATATACCGTTGATTTAGCCAATAGCTTGGCATTGGCGGAATTGGTTCAATCCTTACGGAATGAGTATCCAAGAGTTGATCTGCTAATAAACAACGCTGGCATTACGCACCGAAGCCTCTCGACACAAACGTCTAGTGCGGTAATCCGAAAAGTGATGGCGGTCAATTACCATGCACCGGTAGAACTTACTCAGGGCTTGTTTGCAGAGCTGAAAGCGGCCTCTGGCTGTGTGGTGAATATCAGTTCAATGGCTGGATGGATGCCGGTTTTGGGGCGCGCGGGCTATTGCGCAGCCAAGAGTGCATTGCACCAGTATTTCGAGGTATTCCGTGAGGAAGTGCGGAACGATGGAGTTGGTGTATTAATGGTTTACCCAAGTTTCCTGGCTACAACGATTGAGCAAAGCGCTTTAGCTGGAGATGGTGGGCAGGCCAGGCACCAAAGGAGCACCGTGGGAGCGGTGCGTAGCCCTGAGTGGATGGCCAATCAGATTGTGACAGCCTGGGAAAAGGGCAGGGGGCGTTGGTTTCCGAAAGATATAAGCCTGATTGGAGCCTATTTATACAGGTTAGCACCGGCGACATTTCTCAAACAGCTAAGAAAGCGTTTTCAGGTTGAGTTGGCGACTGCGTCAAGTCCTTAA
- a CDS encoding AraC family transcriptional regulator, translating into MDLTDSRSVNLSYSKALMEALTSLGLPIPMRASKVLSQISRQERVPIHLQERLWKAIIDSYPEPLLGIKLGLAMQTNHIGLVGHLLMTQKDLQATIDQLVSYHPLLGEGGHFEVHRDTFSVSLCYYPNFINFAQTRVETILAACIAQTQALTGGKFQGCKLLLSYPAPSLALQQQYQELLAIPVQFNAQVSAILFPVKDLAIPLVAADKDVVSCLKPKADALLQAFEKNSFHRKVTLLLQQTPYLTREQVAQHLCLSTRHLGRKLQEEHTCFRTVQDEVRSYYARQWLVQGEKSNSDIAIALGYSDESAFGKAFKRWEGISPSLYNKRQKRGSKTTIDI; encoded by the coding sequence ATGGATTTAACCGATTCCAGAAGTGTGAATCTCAGCTACTCAAAGGCTTTGATGGAAGCCTTGACCAGCTTGGGCCTACCCATTCCAATGAGAGCAAGTAAAGTGCTGTCTCAAATAAGTCGGCAAGAACGCGTCCCAATTCATCTGCAAGAACGACTTTGGAAGGCGATCATCGATAGCTATCCCGAACCGCTGTTGGGAATAAAGCTAGGGCTTGCCATGCAAACTAACCACATCGGGCTGGTCGGCCACTTGCTAATGACCCAGAAAGACCTCCAAGCAACCATAGATCAGTTAGTTAGCTATCACCCGCTGCTGGGAGAAGGCGGTCACTTTGAGGTGCACCGCGATACATTTTCAGTTAGCCTCTGCTACTATCCAAACTTTATCAACTTTGCACAAACTCGAGTAGAAACGATACTGGCTGCCTGTATCGCTCAAACCCAAGCTTTAACTGGTGGGAAGTTTCAGGGCTGCAAATTACTTCTCTCATACCCTGCTCCCAGCCTTGCCCTCCAACAGCAGTATCAGGAACTCCTGGCAATACCGGTGCAGTTCAATGCTCAAGTTTCGGCAATCCTATTCCCCGTTAAAGACCTGGCAATTCCTCTGGTAGCGGCAGATAAAGACGTTGTAAGCTGTTTAAAACCGAAAGCTGATGCCCTTTTACAAGCGTTCGAGAAAAATAGCTTTCACAGAAAAGTCACCCTGTTACTTCAACAAACTCCCTACTTAACTCGAGAGCAAGTTGCCCAGCACCTCTGCCTTAGCACTAGGCATTTAGGCCGCAAGTTGCAAGAGGAACACACCTGTTTTCGCACGGTCCAGGACGAAGTGCGCAGTTATTATGCAAGGCAATGGTTAGTGCAAGGAGAGAAATCCAATAGCGATATCGCTATAGCTTTAGGATATTCTGATGAGAGTGCATTTGGTAAAGCATTCAAACGCTGGGAAGGTATCTCTCCTAGCCTATATAATAAGCGCCAGAAAAGAGGCTCTAAAACGACTATAGATATCTAA
- a CDS encoding class I SAM-dependent methyltransferase → MSPALAIIAVATEDLPAAQDLSSRLNLPCLGVVPPSEVNDVPQVLSCGEQLQLCATGRKAPGPISVDFVGGALAHRRKYGGGKAQPVAKAVGLRPGFHPRILDATAGLGRDAFVLAAQGCEVRMLERNPVVRLLLLDGLRRLREASVTDSELAEIARLLSLADEDVPAAEWLAQQDEESWPVVYLDPMFPPRGKSAKVKKEMVAFHHLVGEDQDADDLLEPALRACYYRTVVKRPKLAPYLAEKKPALSFEGKSGRFDIYTKHGVPN, encoded by the coding sequence GTGAGCCCAGCATTGGCCATTATTGCGGTGGCAACAGAAGATCTGCCTGCCGCCCAGGATTTATCCAGTCGACTCAATCTTCCCTGTCTAGGGGTAGTCCCCCCATCGGAAGTCAATGATGTTCCCCAGGTCTTGTCCTGTGGCGAACAGCTACAGCTCTGCGCTACCGGACGCAAGGCTCCAGGGCCGATCTCTGTCGATTTTGTTGGCGGGGCTCTGGCACACCGACGTAAATACGGTGGTGGTAAAGCTCAGCCAGTCGCCAAAGCCGTAGGCTTACGGCCCGGCTTTCATCCCCGCATATTGGATGCCACCGCAGGACTTGGCCGCGATGCTTTTGTTCTGGCAGCCCAGGGCTGTGAGGTGCGGATGCTTGAGCGTAACCCAGTTGTGCGCCTGCTATTGCTGGATGGCCTGCGGCGATTGCGGGAGGCTTCCGTTACCGATTCGGAGTTGGCTGAGATTGCCAGGCTTTTATCGCTTGCTGATGAGGATGTGCCCGCCGCGGAATGGCTAGCTCAGCAGGATGAGGAATCCTGGCCGGTTGTCTACCTCGACCCCATGTTTCCTCCCAGGGGTAAGAGTGCCAAGGTAAAAAAGGAAATGGTGGCTTTCCATCATCTGGTTGGAGAGGATCAGGATGCCGATGATCTACTAGAGCCCGCTCTCAGGGCCTGCTACTACCGCACCGTGGTCAAGCGTCCCAAGCTGGCGCCGTATCTCGCAGAGAAGAAGCCAGCGCTTTCTTTTGAGGGGAAGTCGGGGCGCTTCGATATTTATACCAAACATGGTGTGCCCAATTGA
- a CDS encoding LysR family transcriptional regulator, with protein MYPNLPSLNSLKVFDAAARLGSFKKAAEELFITPTAVSHQIKNLEETLGSQLFERKTRAIRLTEEGRLLAETTSRVFQQLAAAIGEIANSNRVISVSTTSSFAALWLVPHLERFYQKHPGIEISISTSEQIDNIERDRHIDIAIRYGEFDPKTENTTRLITESVGMYATPNYLSTITDIEQAQLLETKWINQSLTSFSWESLLGDFNKNLTIRQYDQEHHVIQAALASQGIALVSSLLVQNALQNKWLVPYKNTDIKHKANGLSYYAVTPSRNINNKSVTSFLYWLTEEIK; from the coding sequence ATGTATCCAAACCTACCCTCCCTCAATTCCTTAAAGGTTTTTGATGCAGCTGCGAGGCTCGGTAGCTTTAAGAAAGCTGCGGAGGAGCTCTTTATTACCCCTACAGCAGTATCCCACCAGATAAAAAACTTAGAAGAAACGCTAGGCAGCCAGCTGTTTGAGCGTAAAACCCGCGCAATACGATTAACAGAAGAAGGAAGGCTACTCGCAGAAACAACTTCACGAGTTTTTCAGCAACTTGCCGCAGCAATAGGTGAAATCGCTAACTCAAATCGTGTGATTTCTGTCAGTACAACTTCATCTTTTGCGGCTCTGTGGCTGGTTCCCCACCTGGAGCGCTTTTATCAGAAGCATCCAGGTATCGAGATATCCATTTCGACCAGTGAACAGATAGACAATATTGAGCGCGACCGACACATTGATATAGCTATTCGCTACGGTGAATTTGATCCAAAAACCGAAAATACGACAAGGCTTATTACGGAATCAGTGGGTATGTACGCTACGCCAAACTACTTATCAACTATAACGGATATCGAGCAGGCACAATTGTTAGAGACCAAATGGATTAACCAGTCTTTAACCTCATTCAGCTGGGAATCCTTACTTGGCGACTTCAATAAAAACCTTACCATCCGTCAATATGATCAGGAACATCACGTTATACAAGCCGCACTGGCTAGCCAGGGGATTGCTTTAGTCAGTTCTCTTTTGGTACAGAATGCTTTACAGAACAAATGGTTAGTGCCGTATAAAAACACAGACATAAAACACAAAGCCAATGGATTGTCATACTACGCAGTAACCCCAAGTCGCAATATAAATAATAAAAGTGTAACTAGCTTTCTTTACTGGTTGACTGAAGAAATAAAGTAA
- a CDS encoding SMP-30/gluconolactonase/LRE family protein translates to MERRILFNDLQEPEGPVCLPDGQVYIAEMSNARNCVSRIDKHGRYHLVGQPGWRPNGIAIDGDGNLWIAGGGGKKLVRMKPDGTVLNIYEGPKDYPYLWPNDLAFGKNGLLYLTDSGIDPDKFVEGQVVRADFRQCQYDGRVFEIDPRNGHVLRLIDTGLSFANGIAFDTDERLYVSETVTGNIYRYDLASQVPLEAELFGNVILGSPEGFSGPDGMAFGDDGRLYCAVFGQGDVSVLDCDGKIAERIPTCGMRPTNIAFCEDQKGGAVVTVLDTGCLEWLNLACRGRLLYRPRV, encoded by the coding sequence ATGGAAAGGCGCATACTTTTCAATGATTTGCAGGAACCGGAAGGACCGGTCTGTTTACCTGACGGCCAAGTATATATTGCAGAAATGTCGAATGCGCGCAATTGTGTGAGCCGTATTGATAAACATGGGCGATACCATCTGGTGGGACAGCCGGGTTGGCGTCCAAATGGCATAGCAATCGATGGCGATGGCAATCTGTGGATAGCCGGAGGTGGAGGTAAAAAACTGGTACGCATGAAGCCAGATGGTACGGTACTTAATATCTATGAAGGGCCTAAGGATTACCCTTATCTTTGGCCAAATGATTTAGCGTTTGGGAAAAATGGCTTACTCTATCTGACTGATTCTGGCATTGATCCAGATAAGTTTGTTGAGGGGCAGGTAGTTCGTGCTGACTTCAGGCAATGTCAATATGACGGAAGGGTATTTGAAATTGATCCACGTAATGGCCACGTCTTAAGGCTAATCGACACTGGCCTGTCTTTTGCAAATGGCATCGCATTTGATACTGATGAGCGACTATATGTGAGCGAAACTGTAACAGGGAATATTTATCGATATGATCTCGCCTCTCAAGTACCCTTGGAGGCGGAGCTTTTTGGCAATGTTATCCTGGGGTCACCCGAAGGTTTTAGTGGGCCGGATGGAATGGCTTTTGGTGATGATGGCCGGCTTTACTGTGCCGTATTTGGCCAGGGCGATGTGAGCGTTCTCGATTGTGATGGCAAGATAGCCGAGCGTATCCCGACCTGTGGGATGCGCCCAACAAATATCGCATTTTGTGAGGATCAAAAGGGTGGGGCGGTGGTGACGGTTTTGGATACTGGCTGCCTGGAATGGCTAAATCTGGCTTGCCGTGGCAGGTTGCTTTACCGTCCCCGGGTATAG
- a CDS encoding BON domain-containing protein gives MSLIKKTLSSMAIAMLVSSAAIAEENSNQKNSAMNDMWLDGKAETVLLLNKNLNSFTIDTKVSNGIVTLSGQVDSEIDKRLAGELVSGIKGVKSVKNELTVTNKKSISDTISSEYTDAKIATVVKTRLLLDQEIPGTKIDVSAQGGTITLKGSVKSSAQKDLAQAIAENTEDVKKVVNNLTVVK, from the coding sequence ATGAGCCTTATCAAAAAAACCCTAAGTTCCATGGCGATAGCTATGCTCGTGTCATCTGCAGCCATAGCCGAAGAAAATTCCAATCAGAAAAATTCGGCCATGAATGACATGTGGCTGGATGGAAAAGCAGAGACTGTACTCTTGCTAAATAAAAACTTAAATAGCTTTACTATTGACACCAAAGTTAGCAACGGCATTGTGACCCTGTCTGGCCAGGTAGATAGCGAAATTGACAAGCGGCTGGCTGGGGAGCTGGTTTCAGGGATAAAAGGCGTCAAGAGCGTTAAAAACGAACTGACCGTTACAAACAAAAAGAGTATTAGTGACACTATCTCTAGTGAGTATACAGACGCCAAGATTGCAACCGTCGTAAAAACCCGGCTATTGCTGGATCAGGAGATCCCCGGAACTAAAATTGACGTCTCAGCCCAAGGTGGAACCATCACCCTAAAGGGGTCAGTAAAATCCAGTGCCCAGAAAGATCTCGCTCAGGCGATTGCGGAAAACACTGAAGATGTAAAGAAAGTTGTGAATAATCTGACAGTTGTTAAATAG
- a CDS encoding NAD(P)/FAD-dependent oxidoreductase: MKPYAVIGAGPMGLCTVRNLLRLGIPCIGFEVHSDVGGLWDINSPTSTMYESAHLISSKRMTEFADFPMDESVADYPSHRDMGDYFRSYAREFGLYGHYEFDTEVVQCVRSGDGWLVTTRRNWQEKTREFSGLLIASGTLHYPNQPELPGQYTGKLIHSSQYRSPEIFAGKRVLLIGCGNSGADIAVDAVHRARSVDISLRRGYHFLPKYFSGRPIDQLGGKFKLPLTLKRRLTKALIRLSLGSPSQYGLPEPKYQLFESHPVVNSLLLHHIGHGDINPRPAIKSVDGHKVHFSAGECEEYDLIVQATGYKLHYPFVDKAELNWNGYAPSLYLNIFHPKSDNLFMMGMIEAAGLGWEGRNMQAELVALYVHQLIAGVSSANRFRKVIQQKSAKRIDGGMRYLDLERMAYYVHKDSYLKVIKKHKADLLKDLSPRALTYQAGGLQATS; encoded by the coding sequence ATGAAACCTTACGCGGTTATAGGTGCTGGCCCTATGGGCCTTTGTACAGTAAGAAATCTACTCAGGCTTGGTATCCCCTGTATCGGTTTTGAAGTACACAGCGATGTGGGAGGACTATGGGATATCAACAGTCCAACTAGTACCATGTATGAATCGGCACATCTTATCTCCTCTAAAAGGATGACCGAATTTGCCGACTTCCCGATGGATGAGAGTGTCGCTGATTACCCAAGTCATCGAGACATGGGTGATTATTTCCGGTCCTATGCAAGAGAATTTGGTCTTTACGGTCACTATGAGTTTGATACGGAAGTTGTGCAATGTGTGCGTAGCGGAGATGGCTGGCTAGTAACTACCCGCCGGAATTGGCAGGAAAAAACACGAGAGTTTAGCGGCTTATTAATTGCCAGCGGTACATTACATTATCCAAACCAACCGGAATTACCCGGCCAATACACCGGGAAGCTAATACATTCCTCTCAGTACCGGTCCCCGGAGATCTTTGCCGGAAAAAGAGTTCTTTTGATTGGTTGTGGCAATAGCGGAGCAGACATTGCCGTGGATGCGGTGCATCGGGCGAGAAGTGTGGATATCAGTCTGCGTCGTGGATATCACTTCCTGCCTAAATATTTTTCTGGTCGACCTATTGATCAGTTGGGTGGCAAATTCAAGCTACCTCTCACTCTAAAGCGACGCCTAACTAAAGCTCTGATTCGGCTCTCGCTAGGGAGCCCATCTCAATACGGGCTGCCTGAGCCCAAATATCAACTTTTTGAATCCCATCCCGTAGTCAACTCTTTATTGCTGCACCACATTGGCCACGGAGATATCAACCCAAGGCCGGCGATCAAATCGGTCGATGGGCATAAAGTGCATTTCTCAGCTGGTGAATGTGAAGAGTATGACCTGATTGTGCAGGCCACCGGCTATAAGTTGCACTATCCATTCGTAGATAAAGCAGAGTTAAATTGGAACGGCTATGCGCCGAGTCTGTACCTGAATATATTCCACCCGAAATCAGACAACCTTTTTATGATGGGCATGATAGAAGCGGCTGGTTTGGGGTGGGAGGGGCGCAATATGCAAGCGGAGCTCGTAGCGCTTTATGTTCACCAGTTAATTGCTGGAGTGTCATCTGCTAATCGTTTCAGGAAGGTTATTCAGCAGAAATCGGCAAAACGTATAGACGGTGGTATGCGATACCTTGACCTCGAACGCATGGCGTATTATGTACATAAAGACTCTTATCTAAAGGTTATCAAAAAGCATAAAGCCGACCTACTAAAAGACCTCTCACCTCGAGCCTTGACCTATCAGGCCGGCGGATTACAAGCAACTTCTTGA
- a CDS encoding glutamate decarboxylase, which produces MKQKSPFDMFFDEYNEDIPEDHFPRDSISAYAAESIVTSETWSDAKPAMNLSSFVTTFTEPEAFDVAKNHYLKNYIDHDMYPQLFAMEARMVRWLHELWNGPKGVEPYGAATIGSSEACMLAGLAHKWNWRKQREKAGKDTSRPNLVTGANVQIVWEKFMRYFDVEPRIAPLKPGHYRFNSEHLDELVDENTIAVVAIAGQTFTGEDDSFRAIHNWLDRHQEKTGHDIPMHIDGASGGFVNPFLYPNYHWDFRLPRVKSINASGHKFGLVPPGLGWIIFRERSVFDEDLMFYVNYLGGEMPTATLNFSRNASPVAYQYYNFIRLGFKGYRDIMSHTLSNAQTLRGRLVNSGYFEIMNKTQRIPVVAMTLNDKITNFNEYDISDKVRERGWVLSAYSMPPNAQSVNSLRIVVRPHLNLNAINGLADDIIHACEWLEKHGGNATPPKLHDPHKVATSKC; this is translated from the coding sequence GTGAAACAGAAGTCGCCATTCGATATGTTCTTTGATGAATATAATGAGGATATCCCCGAGGATCACTTCCCCAGGGACAGCATCTCAGCTTATGCAGCGGAATCCATAGTGACCAGCGAAACCTGGTCTGATGCCAAACCGGCTATGAATCTCTCCTCTTTTGTTACTACCTTTACTGAGCCAGAAGCTTTCGATGTAGCCAAGAACCACTACTTGAAGAACTATATCGACCACGATATGTACCCACAGTTATTCGCTATGGAAGCGCGTATGGTGCGATGGCTGCATGAGCTGTGGAATGGGCCCAAAGGTGTGGAGCCTTATGGTGCAGCCACCATTGGTTCTTCTGAAGCCTGTATGCTGGCGGGCTTGGCCCACAAATGGAATTGGCGCAAACAGAGAGAGAAAGCTGGTAAGGATACATCCAGGCCAAACCTGGTTACCGGAGCCAATGTTCAAATCGTTTGGGAAAAGTTTATGCGCTACTTCGATGTGGAACCGCGTATAGCTCCCCTAAAGCCTGGGCACTATCGCTTTAATAGCGAACATCTGGATGAGTTGGTTGATGAAAATACCATCGCTGTGGTGGCGATTGCCGGGCAGACTTTCACCGGTGAAGATGACTCCTTTCGTGCAATTCATAACTGGCTAGATCGCCACCAGGAGAAAACCGGCCATGACATTCCCATGCATATTGATGGTGCTTCTGGAGGATTTGTAAATCCATTTTTATATCCCAACTATCACTGGGATTTTCGCCTGCCACGGGTAAAATCCATTAACGCATCGGGACACAAATTTGGTTTGGTACCGCCGGGGTTGGGCTGGATAATTTTCCGTGAGCGGTCCGTTTTCGATGAAGATTTAATGTTCTATGTCAATTATCTGGGCGGCGAAATGCCCACGGCCACATTAAATTTCAGCAGAAATGCATCACCGGTTGCTTATCAATATTACAATTTTATCCGCCTGGGTTTTAAGGGGTATAGAGATATTATGTCTCACACCCTGTCTAATGCTCAGACTTTACGTGGTAGGTTGGTGAATAGCGGTTACTTCGAGATTATGAACAAAACGCAACGTATTCCTGTAGTCGCAATGACCTTGAATGATAAAATAACTAATTTTAATGAATACGATATATCCGACAAGGTGCGTGAACGGGGCTGGGTGTTATCGGCTTATTCAATGCCTCCAAATGCTCAATCAGTAAATTCCTTACGTATCGTGGTGCGCCCACATTTAAACCTGAATGCTATCAATGGTCTGGCTGATGACATTATTCATGCGTGTGAATGGTTGGAGAAGCATGGTGGAAATGCTACACCTCCAAAATTGCATGATCCCCATAAGGTGGCAACGAGTAAGTGTTAA
- a CDS encoding STAS/SEC14 domain-containing protein codes for MARNFCKMIEHKWLQGHTVLQIRPRGKFRAEDFHQLAEKIDPIIREQGRIEGLLIDAQDFAGWEDFVAMISHFRFVQDHEKHIQRIAVVSDNPVLKFMPHLVCHFISAEVRPFPQDEYSEALAWLENPG; via the coding sequence GTGGCCCGCAACTTTTGCAAAATGATCGAACATAAGTGGCTACAGGGACATACCGTTTTACAAATTCGGCCTAGAGGAAAATTTAGGGCAGAGGATTTTCATCAGCTGGCAGAAAAAATAGATCCCATTATTCGGGAGCAGGGCAGGATAGAGGGGCTGCTGATCGACGCTCAAGATTTTGCGGGATGGGAAGATTTTGTCGCGATGATCTCACACTTTCGATTTGTGCAGGATCACGAGAAACATATTCAAAGAATTGCCGTAGTGTCAGACAATCCGGTATTAAAATTTATGCCGCATCTGGTCTGCCATTTTATCAGTGCAGAAGTGCGGCCTTTCCCGCAGGATGAATACTCCGAAGCTCTGGCATGGCTGGAAAATCCAGGTTAG
- a CDS encoding SDR family oxidoreductase: MNPRILITGAAGYIGNQLGEYLSKILPVTGIDIHTKTASFPILVKDICDKDLGKIMQAESITHVIHLASVMAAGRDHTAEYRVDVEGTRNVLEACLYAGVEHITVASSGAAYGYYPDNPPKLEEHHPLRGNPEFGYSNNKRKIEELLAEYRKRHPYLKQLVFRVSSILGEKTNNKISSLYKRKILLDPGGYNSPFVFIWDQDVIRALSLGVKTGACGIFNLAGDGSLNPKEIAQILSKPLIRPPVWMVKGVLRLGYSLHLTDSHPDHVAFLQYRPVLDNRLLKEELGFIPEKTSKEVFYLFAEKALGIRPPSSKLSPSVGES, encoded by the coding sequence ATGAATCCCCGGATTTTGATTACAGGTGCGGCAGGCTATATCGGAAACCAACTTGGCGAGTATCTGAGCAAGATCTTACCAGTAACTGGGATTGATATTCACACGAAAACCGCAAGCTTTCCAATCCTTGTTAAGGATATCTGTGATAAGGATCTTGGGAAAATAATGCAGGCAGAATCTATTACTCATGTGATTCACTTAGCATCGGTAATGGCTGCAGGTCGGGATCATACTGCTGAGTACCGTGTCGATGTAGAGGGCACAAGAAATGTACTCGAGGCCTGTCTCTACGCAGGAGTTGAGCATATTACTGTGGCAAGCAGTGGTGCCGCCTATGGTTATTATCCTGATAACCCACCAAAACTCGAAGAGCACCATCCTCTGCGCGGTAATCCTGAATTTGGTTATTCCAATAACAAGCGCAAAATTGAGGAGCTGCTGGCTGAATATCGTAAGCGGCACCCATATCTTAAGCAGCTGGTATTTCGAGTTTCCTCTATATTGGGCGAAAAAACGAATAACAAAATCAGCTCACTGTATAAGCGAAAAATACTTTTGGACCCCGGTGGCTATAACTCACCTTTTGTCTTTATCTGGGACCAGGATGTGATTCGCGCGTTATCCCTTGGCGTGAAGACTGGGGCCTGCGGCATATTCAATCTGGCCGGTGATGGCAGTCTTAACCCAAAGGAAATAGCACAGATTCTCTCCAAGCCACTGATAAGGCCACCAGTCTGGATGGTAAAAGGGGTACTTCGGCTAGGTTATAGCCTCCACCTAACGGATTCCCACCCAGATCATGTAGCCTTTTTGCAATACAGGCCGGTTCTGGATAACCGCCTATTGAAAGAAGAACTGGGATTTATTCCAGAGAAGACATCGAAGGAAGTCTTTTATTTGTTTGCAGAAAAAGCACTCGGAATAAGACCGCCCTCCAGCAAACTCTCACCGTCAGTGGGGGAGAGCTGA
- a CDS encoding amino acid permease has protein sequence MRGETDESQQPDISNRKIFSASALGFLTAATIVTSLRNLPMMAQEEMTMFFYIGISALLFLIPAGLVAAELGSAFSDRTGGVYTWVGEAFTPKVGFIAIWLQWAECVVWYPTELGFAAAAIAYAFGDQSLAGNTYYIGGFCIVAYLIATAVALSGTQFLAEVTKYGFLLGTLMPCVILIALAIGWVMLGHPLGWETATDPAVAVREEGQAHPRWFPHITGLGAVAFLGGILLSFAGIEAQASHVSEMPNARRGYPIVIGIAALVSFLVFTLGALAISAILPYKQISIETGLFTAFNQGFSQLLGIGWPVQILAGLIAYGALGGALAWLAGPSKGLLATAQDGMLPPWFQRENARGVQKNILYTQCLIVLLISSIYVLVDNVSTAFVLISVMAISLYIIMYLLMFAAVIRLRYTQPDLPRSFKIPGGITGVWITAGTGIAAVSFALLVSFFPPQQLTIADPKTYVALVFTGIVITVSIPLLIFYLRKPSWRQEGGHEQQSFSDIDE, from the coding sequence GTGAGAGGTGAGACCGACGAATCGCAGCAGCCAGATATTTCCAATCGCAAAATATTCTCTGCGAGTGCTCTGGGTTTTCTTACCGCAGCAACTATCGTAACCAGCCTCCGCAATCTACCGATGATGGCGCAGGAAGAAATGACGATGTTTTTCTACATTGGCATTTCCGCTCTGTTATTTTTAATTCCGGCGGGTTTGGTGGCCGCCGAATTGGGCAGTGCTTTTTCCGACCGCACCGGTGGAGTTTATACCTGGGTGGGGGAGGCCTTCACCCCCAAAGTGGGTTTTATCGCTATTTGGTTGCAATGGGCGGAGTGTGTTGTCTGGTATCCCACTGAGCTGGGATTTGCCGCGGCAGCCATTGCTTATGCCTTCGGTGATCAGAGTCTCGCTGGTAACACCTATTATATTGGCGGCTTTTGTATAGTTGCCTACCTAATTGCTACCGCGGTAGCCCTTTCGGGAACCCAATTTCTGGCAGAAGTTACCAAATATGGATTCCTGCTGGGCACGCTGATGCCTTGTGTAATTCTCATTGCCTTGGCAATAGGTTGGGTGATGTTGGGACATCCTTTGGGCTGGGAAACGGCCACAGACCCAGCTGTGGCTGTAAGGGAGGAAGGGCAGGCGCACCCGCGCTGGTTTCCACACATTACCGGCCTGGGAGCAGTTGCTTTTCTCGGGGGGATACTACTCTCTTTTGCTGGCATCGAGGCCCAGGCCAGCCATGTATCTGAAATGCCCAATGCACGCCGCGGTTACCCGATAGTGATCGGTATTGCCGCCCTAGTGTCATTTCTGGTCTTTACCCTCGGTGCGCTGGCTATTTCTGCGATTCTTCCCTATAAGCAGATCTCTATAGAGACGGGCCTTTTCACCGCGTTCAACCAGGGGTTCTCACAGTTACTGGGTATTGGATGGCCAGTGCAAATTCTGGCAGGGTTAATCGCCTATGGGGCTTTGGGAGGAGCTTTAGCCTGGCTAGCTGGGCCCAGTAAGGGGCTACTGGCCACCGCTCAGGACGGTATGTTGCCACCCTGGTTTCAGCGGGAGAATGCCCGCGGCGTACAAAAAAATATCCTCTACACCCAATGCCTGATTGTTTTGTTGATTTCATCCATTTATGTCTTGGTGGATAACGTTTCCACAGCCTTTGTGTTGATCTCAGTAATGGCGATAAGTTTGTATATCATTATGTATTTGCTGATGTTTGCAGCGGTTATTCGTTTGCGTTACACCCAGCCAGATCTACCCAGAAGCTTTAAAATACCCGGTGGAATCACTGGCGTTTGGATTACCGCTGGCACTGGTATTGCCGCCGTTTCATTTGCGCTGCTGGTGTCCTTTTTCCCCCCTCAGCAGCTGACAATTGCCGATCCCAAAACTTATGTAGCCTTAGTCTTTACCGGGATTGTGATTACAGTGTCTATTCCGTTACTGATTTTCTATTTGCGTAAACCCTCTTGGCGCCAAGAGGGTGGACATGAACAGCAGTCTTTTTCCGATATTGACGAGTGA